The Glycine soja cultivar W05 chromosome 3, ASM419377v2, whole genome shotgun sequence genome window below encodes:
- the LOC114406511 gene encoding serine/threonine-protein kinase D6PK-like, whose protein sequence is MERVAEPKVLPRTLPILVEVSNSRTAAARESGQRLNRQEVSGVGGISLREVNQLSRTRDVHVPITHMASIREVAQLTNARIYLVQEDTGFDARSSEESLTFEPTMTWKGNGSSPEEAEEFVPDIETLKGSSDSFEDGGSSLFAGASHPPEPVDTDLMRTVFVPIGQNKSEAGCLIKNLPTKGPFLEDLSIRVPAKKPSPAVLSPEESLVEELNGIGNLSFLGPRTLQSTENSLLPPDAEEKECVWDASLPPSGNVSPLSSIDSIGVVTAMSIVNSCASTYRSDAMTSDGMLSLDRNCDSNKGSVRGDSLESAKTSVSRPSDSSGLSDDSNWSNITGSANKPHKGNDPRWKAILAIRLRDGILGMSHFRLLKRLGCGDIGSVYLSELSGTRCYFAMKVMDKASLASRKKLTRVQTEREILQLLDHPFLPTLYTHFETDRFSCLVMEYCPGGDLHTLRQRQPGKHFSEYAARFYAAEVLLALEYLHMLGVVYRDLKPENVLVRDDGHIMLSDFDLSLRCAVSPTLIRTSYDGDPSKRAGGAFCVQPACIEPSSMCIQPACFIPRLFPQKNKKSRKPRADPGLPSSTLPELVAEPTQARSMSFVGTHEYLAPEIIKGEGHGSAVDWWTFGIFLHELLYGKTPFKGSGNRATLFNVVGQQLRFPESPATSYASRDLIRGLLVKEPQHRLGVKRGATEIKQHPFFEGVNWALIRCSTPPEVPRPMENEVPAGKVVGPVDPVGVGSTSKRIAGTDNMKSGGKYLDFEFF, encoded by the exons ATGGAGAGGGTTGCAGAGCCAAAGGTACTCCCTCGAACCTTGCCTATCCTGGTTGAGGTATCGAACTCACGCACAGCTGCTGCAAGAGAGTCCGGTCAGAGACTAAATCGCCAGGAAGTTTCGGGTGTCGGTGGGATTTCACTGAGAGAAGTGAATCAATTGTCCAGAACAAGGGATGTGCATGTTCCTATTACACATATGGCCTCCATCAGAGAAGTGGCTCAGTTGACGAATGCACGGATATATTTGGTGCAAGAAGATACAGGATTCGATGCTCGATCCTCTGAAGAATCCCTCACCTTTGAGCCTACTATGACATGGAAAGGAAATGGCTCTTCACCAGAAGAAGCTGAAGAATTTGTGCCCGATATTGAGACATTGAAGGGGAGCAGTGATTCATTTGAGGATGGTGGTTCGAGTTTATTTGCTGGTGCTAGTCATCCCCCTGAACCTGTTGATACAGATCTCATGAGAACGGTTTTTGTACCGATAGGTCAAAACAAATCCGAGGCTGGATGCTTAATTAAGAACTTGCCCACAAAGGGCCCTTTCCTGGAGGATCTCTCGATTCGTGTTCCTGCAAAGAAACCAAGTCCAGCTGTTCTTTCCCCTGAAGAAAGTCTGGTTGAAGAACTAAATGGCATAGggaacttatcatttttaggtCCTCGAACATTGCAGAGTACTGAGAACTCTCTCCTCCCTCCAGATGCTGAGGAAAAAGAATGTGTTTGGGATGCTTCTTTGCCTCCTAGTGGCAATGTCAGTCCACTTAGTAGTATTGATAGTATCGGTGTTGTCACTGCGATGAGCATTGTTAATAGTTGTGCTAGTACGTATCGGAGTGATGCAATGACCAGTGATGGCATGCTTAGTTTAGACAGGAACTGTGACAGTAATAAAGGTAGTGTAAGGGGGGATTCACTAGAGAGTGCTAAAACTAGTGTTAGTCGGCCAAGTGATAGCAGTGGCCTCAGCGATGACAGCAACTGGAGCAACATTACTGGTAGTGCCAATAAACCTCACAAAGGAAATGATCCTAGGTGGAAGGCTATCCTTGCCATCCGGTTACGGGATGGGATTTTGGGCATGAGTCATTTTAGGTTACTCAAACGACTAGGATGCGGCGATATTGGAAGTGTCTATCTCTCAGAGCTGAGTGGAACTCGGTGTTATTTTGCAATGAAAGTTATGGATAAGGCATCCCTAGCAAGCAGAAAGAAGCTGACTAGAGTACAGACAGAGAGGGAGATATTGCAGTTGCTGGACCATCCATTTCTACCGACTTTGTATACACATTTTGAGACTGACCGATTCTCGTGTTTGGTAATGGAATATTGTCCAGGTGGTGATCTGCACACTTTAAGGCAGCGGCAACCTGGGAAACATTTTTCAGAATATGCTGCACG CTTTTATGCTGCGGAGGTCCTGCTTGCTCTTGAATATCTTCACATGCTTGGAGTTGTGTATAGAGACCTCAAACCTGAAAATGTGTTGGTCCGAGATGATGGTCACATAATGCTATCAGATTTTGATCTTTCCCTCAGATGTGCTGTGTCACCTACTCTTATTAGAACTTCCTATGATGGTGACCCTTCAAAACGGGCAGGTGGTGCATTCTGTGTTCAACCTGCATGTATTGAGCCATCATCAATGTGCATCCAACCTGCATGTTTTATTCCCCGGTTATTTCCTCAGAAAAACAAGAAGTCACGGAAGCCAAGAGCTGATCCTGGGTTGCCATCCAGCACACTTCCAGAGCTTGTTGCTGAGCCTACTCAAGCTCGATCTATGTCCTTTGTTGGCACTCATGAGTACCTTGCCCCAGAAATTATCAAGGGTGAAGGTCATGGAAGTGCAGTTGATTGGTGGACATTCGGAATTTTCTTGCATGAGCTATTATATGGTAAGACCCCTTTCAAAGGGTCAGGAAATCGCGCTACACTTTTCAATGTAGTTGGTCAGCAACTCAGGTTTCCCGAATCACCGGCGACCAGTTATGCCAGCAGGGATCTGATCCGTGGGTTGCTCGTGAAGGAGCCACAGCATCGTCTTGGGGTTAAAAGGGGAGCAACTGAGATCAAGCAGCATCCCTTCTTTGAAGGTGTGAACTGGGCATTGATTAGGTGCAGCACACCGCCAGAAGTGCCGAGACCGATGGAAAATGAAGTACCAGCAGGGAAGGTTGTGGGACCAGTTGATCCTGTTGGGGTTGGCAGCACTAGTAAGAGGATAGCAGGTACTGACAACATGAAGTCTGGGGGTAAATATCTGGACTTTGAGTTCTTTTAG